A single region of the Gracilibacillus caseinilyticus genome encodes:
- a CDS encoding nucleotidyltransferase domain-containing protein, translating to MGFVSKYSVRDSKLPIHRNKLLDNVLNDFKSDPQVLGIVLGGSLAKGNADRYSDIDLHIIVKPDSKPDFIREKRERSKKWGNVLYFEGSDHTPVLVTHYECFVKIDTFYKEPKELTPSIWLKGLQALYDPHGIISKVLEQSAKLDHRPAKGEVEFWREKIFAFFHETYRAVMRNESYYALANLDKIRWLIVSGWYMEAGYRVDSLYGNWSKLEGGRSNLKEWQLSLLAEWDCSRSSQEIMKTVASILPEFFRLNKQLSRKTGLAEKKEWCEKIVYLVL from the coding sequence GTGGGATTTGTAAGTAAATATAGTGTGCGAGATTCAAAGCTTCCGATACATCGTAACAAACTGCTGGATAATGTGCTAAATGATTTTAAATCAGATCCACAAGTATTAGGGATCGTACTTGGTGGTTCCCTGGCAAAAGGGAATGCTGATCGTTATTCTGATATAGATTTGCACATTATTGTAAAGCCAGATTCAAAGCCGGATTTTATTCGTGAAAAGAGAGAACGCTCAAAAAAATGGGGCAACGTTTTATACTTTGAAGGAAGTGATCACACTCCTGTCCTTGTTACCCATTATGAATGTTTTGTTAAGATTGATACCTTCTATAAAGAACCAAAAGAGTTAACACCTTCTATATGGTTGAAAGGACTTCAGGCACTTTACGATCCTCACGGTATCATTTCTAAAGTGTTAGAGCAATCTGCTAAGCTAGACCACCGGCCTGCTAAAGGGGAAGTAGAATTCTGGCGGGAGAAAATATTTGCCTTTTTTCATGAAACATATCGAGCAGTAATGAGAAATGAAAGCTATTATGCATTGGCAAATTTAGATAAAATCAGATGGTTAATAGTTAGTGGCTGGTATATGGAAGCAGGATACCGAGTAGACAGCTTGTATGGAAACTGGTCAAAGTTAGAAGGTGGCAGAAGTAATTTGAAAGAATGGCAATTATCCTTATTAGCAGAATGGGATTGTAGCCGATCCTCACAGGAAATAATGAAAACGGTGGCAAGTATCCTACCTGAATTTTTTCGGTTAAATAAACAACTTTCCAGAAAAACAGGGTTAGCAGAGAAAAAAGAATGGTGTGAAAAAATTGTATATCTAGTGTTATAA
- a CDS encoding VOC family protein yields the protein MSKIIPHLWYDNEAKEAAEFYVSVFPESEITDITTLYDTPSGDCDQVSFTLWGQEFMSISAGPFFTFNPSISFFVHFDKSQDENADEKLVEVWDKLSEGGQALMPLNQYPFSDKYGWIQDKYGVTWQLMLTNSEGEERPTIVPSFLFVGDKCGKAEEAVNFYLSIFNNAQMGNIAHYPAGMEPDKEGSVMFSDFMLESQWFAAMDSGKPHGFDFNEAISFMVKCDSQEEIDNYWNKLSVVPEAEECGWLKDQFGVSWQIVPTEMDEMLRNGTADQINRVTKAFLGMKKFNIAELRRAYNGE from the coding sequence ATGTCAAAAATTATTCCACACTTATGGTATGACAACGAAGCAAAGGAAGCAGCGGAGTTCTATGTTTCTGTCTTTCCCGAATCGGAAATAACGGATATTACGACGCTTTATGACACACCATCCGGGGATTGTGATCAAGTTTCTTTTACATTATGGGGACAAGAATTCATGTCGATTAGCGCTGGTCCATTCTTTACATTCAATCCATCTATTTCTTTCTTTGTGCATTTTGATAAATCACAGGATGAAAATGCAGATGAAAAATTAGTGGAGGTTTGGGATAAATTGTCTGAAGGTGGTCAAGCTTTGATGCCGCTTAACCAATACCCTTTTAGCGATAAGTATGGATGGATTCAGGATAAATATGGAGTGACTTGGCAACTAATGCTAACCAACTCAGAAGGCGAAGAGCGGCCAACTATTGTGCCATCGTTTTTATTTGTCGGGGATAAGTGTGGAAAAGCAGAAGAAGCAGTCAACTTTTACTTGTCTATATTTAATAATGCACAAATGGGCAATATAGCTCATTATCCAGCAGGAATGGAGCCGGACAAAGAGGGATCGGTCATGTTCTCCGATTTTATGCTGGAAAGCCAGTGGTTTGCAGCGATGGATAGTGGAAAACCACATGGGTTTGACTTTAACGAAGCTATTTCATTTATGGTGAAATGCGATTCACAAGAAGAAATAGATAACTATTGGAACAAGCTTTCGGTTGTTCCAGAAGCAGAGGAATGTGGTTGGTTAAAAGATCAATTTGGTGTATCATGGCAAATTGTTCCGACAGAAATGGATGAGATGCTGCGTAATGGTACAGCAGATCAAATTAATCGTGTAACGAAAGCATTTCTTGGTATGAAGAAGTTTAATATTGCTGAGTTGAGACGAGCATACAACGGGGAATGA
- a CDS encoding NUDIX hydrolase has product MQKRIIRPIVICIFSNQNSILVAEGFDSVKGDYFYRPIGGGMEFGESSADALVREITEEINQEITNLSYLGAVENFFTFNGDTGHEIVMVYDAQFVDQTIYHIESFEGIEDDGEKINLFWKPLSDFVEGRLRLVPEALMTLIQQK; this is encoded by the coding sequence ATGCAAAAAAGAATAATCAGACCGATCGTCATCTGTATATTTAGCAATCAGAATTCTATTCTGGTAGCAGAAGGTTTTGATTCTGTGAAAGGTGATTATTTCTACCGTCCGATTGGAGGAGGAATGGAGTTCGGGGAATCAAGTGCTGATGCCCTCGTTAGAGAAATTACCGAGGAAATAAATCAAGAAATAACGAACCTTAGTTATTTAGGTGCTGTTGAGAATTTCTTTACTTTCAATGGTGATACCGGGCATGAGATCGTAATGGTATACGATGCTCAATTTGTTGATCAAACAATATATCATATCGAATCATTTGAAGGAATTGAAGATGATGGAGAGAAGATCAACTTATTTTGGAAGCCTTTAAGTGATTTTGTAGAGGGACGATTACGGCTGGTCCCTGAAGCGTTAATGACACTGATTCAGCAAAAATGA
- a CDS encoding VOC family protein, protein MTFKSQDFFLNLSVKDINKATHFYKELGFEINPQFSDETTSCVIIGENIFAMIMVEERFKSFTKKEIVDTNIAAEAIFCISTESREQDDEIVNKALSIGGAPYNEAQDHGFVYIWGFEDLDGHLWEVAYMDKSAS, encoded by the coding sequence ATGACATTCAAATCTCAAGATTTCTTTTTGAATTTATCGGTGAAAGACATTAACAAAGCGACTCATTTTTACAAGGAACTAGGGTTCGAAATCAATCCACAGTTTTCAGACGAGACGACCTCTTGTGTCATTATTGGAGAAAATATCTTTGCAATGATCATGGTGGAAGAAAGATTTAAAAGTTTTACGAAGAAAGAAATTGTTGACACGAATATTGCTGCCGAGGCAATTTTTTGTATTTCTACAGAAAGCAGAGAGCAGGATGATGAAATAGTCAATAAAGCATTGTCTATCGGTGGTGCGCCATATAATGAAGCACAAGACCATGGATTTGTGTACATTTGGGGATTTGAGGATTTGGATGGTCACCTTTGGGAAGTGGCTTATATGGATAAGAGTGCTTCTTAA